The following proteins are co-located in the Barnesiella propionica genome:
- a CDS encoding nucleotidyl transferase AbiEii/AbiGii toxin family protein has product MNLHSDKEAFKEIIALAADHFGYEQSHVEKDYWVSKILRDISMSEYADKTYFKGGTSLSKAYGLIERFSEDLDLFVFTGDKGASKQAEKTLNKKLSKYIAELNSDIYKEDLSETGGNYRKLYFSYDNVFQGVGLKEHLEVEIKSCDLPDKKLMFYPADKRVIKPIVTAFLESIGQEELISTYGLESFETQCINPRKTICDKVSRLVKLSYNEDAAALLAKHIRDVYDLSALYHNQEYNDYLHSEDFLDAMYRVTIEDGLNKNSRSHLSLADAPIFKDAEAVMALPEVATAYTTDLKKLTFDKSKMPPIGKAVEALKNLHEILVRFEAYRTKKQNEEQP; this is encoded by the coding sequence ATGAATTTACATTCGGACAAGGAAGCGTTCAAGGAAATCATCGCACTGGCGGCTGACCATTTCGGCTACGAGCAGTCGCACGTGGAAAAGGATTACTGGGTATCGAAGATACTGCGGGATATTTCCATGTCCGAATATGCGGATAAGACCTACTTCAAAGGCGGAACTTCACTTTCCAAAGCCTACGGGCTGATAGAACGTTTCTCGGAAGATTTGGACTTGTTCGTGTTCACGGGTGATAAAGGTGCGTCCAAGCAGGCAGAAAAGACATTGAACAAGAAACTTTCCAAATACATAGCCGAACTCAATAGTGACATATACAAGGAAGATTTGTCGGAAACGGGCGGTAATTACCGTAAACTGTATTTCTCGTATGACAATGTATTTCAAGGCGTGGGACTGAAAGAACATTTGGAAGTAGAGATAAAATCCTGTGACCTGCCGGACAAAAAACTGATGTTCTACCCGGCGGACAAGCGGGTTATCAAACCGATTGTGACCGCCTTTCTTGAAAGCATCGGGCAAGAGGAACTGATAAGCACCTACGGGCTGGAAAGTTTTGAAACGCAGTGTATCAACCCCCGAAAGACTATCTGCGACAAGGTTTCAAGGCTGGTAAAGCTGTCTTACAATGAGGATGCAGCCGCACTGTTGGCAAAGCATATCCGTGACGTTTACGACTTGTCGGCACTCTACCACAATCAGGAATATAACGATTACCTACATTCGGAAGATTTCTTGGATGCCATGTACCGGGTGACGATAGAGGACGGACTAAATAAAAACTCCCGTTCGCACTTGTCGCTGGCTGATGCACCGATATTCAAGGATGCCGAAGCGGTCATGGCGTTACCCGAAGTGGCTACGGCGTACACTACCGATTTGAAGAAACTGACTTTCGACAAAAGCAAGATGCCGCCGATAGGCAAGGCTGTGGAAGCATTGAAGAACCTGCACGAAATATTAGTGCGTTTTGAAGCCTACCGCACCAAAAAGCAAAATGAAGAACAACCGTAA